A DNA window from Streptomyces sp. B21-083 contains the following coding sequences:
- the rplF gene encoding 50S ribosomal protein L6: MSRIGKLPITVPAGVDVTIDGRTVQVKGPKGALSHTVAAPIDIAKGEDGVLNVTRPNDERQNKALHGLSRTLVANMITGVTQGYVKKLEISGVGYRVAAKGSTLEFALGYSHSITVEAPEGISFKVENPTHFSVEGIDKQKVGEVAANIRKLRKPDPYKAKGVKYEGEVIRRKVGKAGK; encoded by the coding sequence ATGTCGCGTATTGGCAAGCTCCCCATCACGGTTCCCGCCGGCGTGGACGTCACCATCGACGGCCGTACGGTCCAGGTGAAGGGCCCCAAGGGCGCCCTCTCTCACACCGTCGCTGCGCCGATCGACATCGCCAAGGGTGAGGACGGCGTTCTCAACGTCACCCGCCCCAACGACGAGCGTCAGAACAAGGCCCTGCACGGCTTGTCCCGCACGCTGGTGGCGAACATGATCACCGGCGTGACCCAGGGTTACGTGAAGAAGCTCGAGATCAGCGGTGTCGGTTACCGCGTGGCGGCCAAGGGTTCGACCCTTGAGTTCGCGCTCGGCTACAGCCACTCGATCACTGTCGAGGCGCCCGAGGGCATCTCGTTCAAGGTCGAGAACCCGACCCACTTCTCGGTCGAGGGCATCGACAAGCAGAAGGTCGGCGAGGTTGCGGCCAACATCCGCAAGCTGCGCAAGCCCGACCCGTACAAGGCCAAGGGTGTCAAGTACGAGGGCGAAGTCATCCGCCGCAAGGTCGGAAAGGCGGGTAAGTAA
- the secY gene encoding preprotein translocase subunit SecY, producing the protein MLTAFARAFKTPDLRKKLLFTLGIIVVYRVGTHIPIPGVDYQNVQTCIDVAAKGGNQGLFGLVNMFSGGALLQITIFALGIMPYITASIILQLLTVVIPRLEALKKEGQAGTSKITQYTRYLTVALAILQGTGLVATARSGALFSGCQVASEIVPDQSIFVTVTMVITMTAGTAMVMWLGELITDRGIGNGMSILMFISIAATFPAALWTIKTQGTLAGGWIEFGTVIAVGLVMVALVVFVEQAQRRIPVQYAKRMIGRRSYGGTSTYIPLKVNQAGIIPVIFASSLLYIPALVAQFSGGNSGWETWIKQNLTKGDHPIYIATYFTLIVFFAFFYVAISFNPEEVADNMKKYGGFIPGIRAGRPTAEYLSYVLNRITWPGSLYLGLIALVPTMALVGFGANQNFPFGGTSILIIVGVGLETVKQIESQLQQRNYEGFLR; encoded by the coding sequence GTGCTCACCGCGTTCGCCCGGGCGTTCAAGACGCCCGACCTGCGCAAGAAGCTGCTCTTCACGCTCGGCATCATCGTGGTCTATCGGGTGGGTACGCACATCCCGATCCCAGGTGTCGACTATCAGAACGTCCAGACGTGTATCGACGTCGCCGCGAAGGGTGGAAACCAGGGCCTGTTCGGCCTGGTCAACATGTTCAGCGGCGGGGCACTGCTGCAGATCACGATCTTCGCGCTGGGCATCATGCCGTACATCACGGCGAGCATCATCCTGCAGCTGCTGACGGTGGTGATCCCGCGTCTGGAAGCCCTCAAGAAGGAGGGCCAGGCGGGCACGTCGAAGATCACGCAGTACACCCGTTACCTGACAGTGGCTCTCGCCATCCTCCAGGGCACCGGCCTGGTCGCCACCGCGCGCAGCGGTGCGCTCTTCAGCGGCTGCCAGGTCGCCAGCGAGATCGTCCCGGACCAGTCGATCTTCGTGACCGTCACCATGGTCATCACCATGACCGCCGGCACCGCCATGGTCATGTGGCTCGGTGAGCTCATCACCGACCGCGGTATCGGCAACGGCATGTCCATCCTGATGTTCATCTCGATCGCCGCCACCTTCCCGGCCGCGCTGTGGACCATCAAGACCCAGGGCACCCTGGCGGGCGGCTGGATCGAGTTCGGCACGGTCATCGCCGTCGGCCTCGTCATGGTCGCGCTGGTGGTCTTCGTCGAGCAGGCTCAGCGCCGTATCCCGGTCCAGTACGCGAAGCGCATGATCGGGCGCCGGTCCTACGGCGGTACGTCGACGTACATCCCGCTCAAGGTCAACCAGGCCGGCATCATCCCTGTGATCTTTGCCTCGTCACTGCTCTACATCCCCGCGCTGGTCGCGCAGTTCTCCGGCGGCAACTCCGGCTGGGAGACGTGGATCAAGCAGAACCTGACCAAGGGTGACCACCCGATTTACATCGCCACGTACTTCACGCTGATCGTTTTCTTCGCGTTCTTCTACGTCGCCATCTCCTTCAACCCCGAAGAAGTAGCCGACAACATGAAGAAGTATGGTGGCTTCATCCCGGGCATCCGGGCTGGTCGGCCGACTGCTGAGTATTTGAGCTACGTACTCAACCGGATCACCTGGCCAGGTTCGCTGTACCTGGGTCTGATCGCTCTCGTACCGACGATGGCGTTGGTTGGTTTCGGGGCAAACCAGAACTTCCCGTTCGGCGGGACCAGCATCCTCATCATCGTGGGTGTCGGTCTTGAGACCGTGAAGCAGATTGAGAGCCAGCTCCAGCAGCGCAATTACGAAGGGTTCCTCCGCTGA
- the rpsE gene encoding 30S ribosomal protein S5: protein MAGPQRRGSGAGGGERRDRKGRDGGNAAAEKTAYVERVVAINRVAKVVKGGRRFSFTALVVVGDGDGTVGVGYGKAKEVPAAIAKGVEEAKKHFFKVPRIQGTIPHPITGEKAAGVVLLKPASPGTGVIAGGPVRAVLECAGVHDILSKSLGSSNAINIVHATVAALKGLQRPEEIAARRGLPLEDVAPAALLRARAGAGA, encoded by the coding sequence ATGGCTGGACCCCAGCGCCGTGGAAGCGGTGCCGGTGGCGGCGAGCGGCGGGACCGGAAGGGCCGTGACGGTGGCAACGCTGCCGCCGAGAAGACCGCGTACGTTGAGCGCGTTGTCGCGATCAACCGCGTCGCCAAGGTTGTGAAGGGTGGTCGTCGCTTCAGCTTCACTGCGCTCGTCGTAGTGGGCGATGGCGATGGCACCGTCGGTGTCGGTTACGGCAAGGCCAAGGAGGTGCCGGCCGCGATCGCCAAGGGTGTTGAAGAGGCCAAGAAGCACTTCTTCAAGGTCCCCCGTATCCAGGGCACCATCCCGCACCCGATCACGGGCGAGAAGGCCGCGGGCGTCGTCCTGCTCAAGCCTGCTTCCCCCGGTACCGGCGTTATCGCCGGTGGCCCGGTGCGTGCTGTCCTGGAGTGCGCCGGCGTTCACGACATCCTGTCGAAGTCGCTCGGCTCGTCCAACGCGATCAACATCGTGCACGCGACCGTGGCGGCCCTCAAGGGCCTGCAGCGTCCCGAGGAGATCGCGGCTCGCCGTGGTCTGCCCCTCGAGGACGTCGCCCCCGCGGCTCTGCTCCGTGCGCGTGCGGGAGCGGGTGCGTAA
- the rpmD gene encoding 50S ribosomal protein L30, with the protein MARLKVTQTKSYIGSKQNHRDTLRSLGLKGINTQVVKEDRPEFRGMVHTVRHLVTVEEVD; encoded by the coding sequence ATGGCTCGCCTCAAGGTCACGCAGACGAAGTCGTACATCGGCAGCAAGCAGAACCACCGTGACACCCTGCGCTCCCTTGGTCTCAAGGGCATCAACACGCAGGTCGTCAAGGAGGACCGCCCCGAGTTCCGCGGAATGGTTCACACCGTCCGCCACCTCGTGACGGTTGAGGAGGTCGACTGA
- the rplO gene encoding 50S ribosomal protein L15 has translation MAENNPLKIHNLRPAPGAKTAKTRVGRGEASKGKTAGRGTKGTKARYQVPARFEGGQMPLHMRLPKLKGFRNPFKTEYQVVNLDKLASLYPEGGEVTVEGLVANGAVRKNSLVKVLGQGEISVALQVTVDAVSGSAKEKITAAGGTVTELL, from the coding sequence ATGGCGGAGAACAACCCGCTCAAGATCCACAACCTCCGTCCTGCCCCGGGCGCCAAGACCGCCAAGACCCGTGTGGGTCGTGGTGAGGCGTCGAAGGGTAAGACGGCTGGACGTGGTACCAAGGGCACGAAGGCTCGTTACCAGGTTCCGGCGCGTTTCGAGGGTGGCCAGATGCCCCTCCACATGCGTCTCCCGAAGCTCAAGGGCTTCAGGAACCCGTTCAAGACCGAGTACCAGGTCGTGAACCTCGACAAGCTGGCGTCGCTGTACCCGGAGGGTGGCGAAGTCACCGTCGAGGGGCTCGTCGCCAACGGTGCGGTTCGCAAGAACAGCCTCGTCAAGGTCCTCGGCCAGGGCGAGATCTCCGTGGCGCTGCAGGTGACGGTCGACGCCGTCTCCGGCTCCGCCAAGGAGAAGATCACCGCCGCCGGCGGTACCGTCACCGAGCTGCTCTGA
- the rplR gene encoding 50S ribosomal protein L18, giving the protein MAYGTKIAKGDAYKRAAIKRRHIRIRKKVNGTAERPRLVVTRSNRHIVAQVIDDIQGHTLASASTLDASIRGNEGEDKSAQAGKVGALVAERAKAAGVEAVVFDRGGSRYAGRIAALADAAREAGLKF; this is encoded by the coding sequence ATGGCATACGGTACGAAGATCGCTAAGGGCGACGCTTACAAGCGTGCTGCCATCAAGCGGCGTCACATCCGGATCCGTAAGAAGGTCAACGGAACGGCTGAGCGTCCCCGCCTGGTTGTAACCCGCTCGAACCGCCACATCGTGGCCCAGGTCATCGACGACATCCAGGGTCACACCCTGGCGTCGGCGTCGACCCTGGACGCTTCGATCCGCGGTAACGAGGGCGAAGACAAGTCGGCGCAGGCCGGCAAGGTCGGCGCACTCGTCGCCGAGCGCGCCAAGGCCGCCGGTGTCGAGGCCGTCGTGTTCGACCGTGGTGGCAGCCGGTACGCCGGGCGTATCGCCGCCCTGGCCGACGCCGCCCGCGAAGCCGGGCTCAAGTTCTGA